A part of Aspergillus oryzae RIB40 DNA, chromosome 7 genomic DNA contains:
- a CDS encoding sterol desaturase family protein (predicted protein), which produces MEQHQNPKDSMKSTWRRWDRSQWTLSHKLLEQANVYHVDLDREVPVHSKEEKLPYVSDLSLHRWIIFHAAIPLILHQLYVYLTGHNFGPIIAIFTSRELRKLREMGRTYGFLDGDKHERDGVPDVGVSKVLISVMLASLVRPMMMVYLTYTANKAPASLSWRWLPLEVSLYGIVLDFWFYWYHRIMHDVNGLWKFHRTHHLTKHPNPLLTIYADSEQEFFDIAGIPLITYLTMKFMGFPVGFYEWHICQLYVLFAELAGHSGLRLHASPPNPLTWLMRIFDAELVIEDHDLHHRKGWRKSHNYGKQTRVWDRVFGTCCDRIEGVDTNVDYNNTVQMSIF; this is translated from the exons ATGGAACAACATCAAAACCCGAAAGACTCGATGAAGTCAACCTGGCGTCGATGGGACCGAAGCCAATGGACACTATCACACAAACTCCTTGAACAAGCGAACGTTTACCACGTTGACCTGGATCGAGAGGTCCCGGTTCActcaaaagaggaaaagttACCCTACGTCTCAGACTTGTCTCTCCACCGCTGGATTATCTTCCATGCGGCTATACcactcatcctccatcaactTTATGTGTATCTGACCGGCCACAATTTCGGTCCCATCATTGC GATTTTCACCAGTCGTGAACTTCGAAAGCTTCGCGAGATGGGCCGTACCTATGGGTTTTTAGATGGCGACAAACACGAGCGAGATGGCGTCCCCGACGTGGGAGTTTCCAAAGTCCTGATATCGGTCATGCTGGCAAGCCTAGTTCGCCCAATGATGATGGTGTATCTTACCTACACTGCAAATAAGGCCCCGGCATCACTAAGCTGGCGATGGCTCCCCCTCGAAGTCAGTCTATATGGCATCGTTCTTGACTTTTGGTTTTACTGGTACCATCGCATCATGCATGATGTAAACGGACTCTGGAAGTTTCACCGGACGCATCACCTCACCAAGCACCCAAATCCGCTCTTGACTATCTATGCGGACTCAGAACAAGAGTTCTTTGACATTGCAGGGATCCCCCTGATAACCTATCTTACAATGAAGTTTATGGGGTTCCCAGTGGGATTCTATGAGTGGCATATATGTCAGCTCTATGTACTATTCGCAGAGCTAGCCGGACACAGCGGTCTTCGTCTGCATGCATCACCGCCCAATCCCTTGACCTGGCTCATGCGCATCTTCGACGCAGAATTGGttattgaagatcatgatcttcatcatcgaaaggggtggaggaagagtcaTAATTATGGAAAGCAAACACGGGTTTGGGATCGTGTATTTGGTACCTGCTGCGACCGGATTGAGGGAGTAGATACCAATGTGGACTACAACAACACGGTTCAAATGAGCATCTTCTAG
- a CDS encoding uncharacterized protein (predicted protein) has protein sequence MAVVRFPALGFHAFNSILSAYQTPVALITTACSAPAGESGPIETTTGSAGSPVPLPELCEVSVPFVINRGTSTISSVSQAPTSDTLTSLSPSVEPTCYTSSQWLVISGTTLFWPTSTDYLYGPTDSPGVDCAAQWIQYDGRSGGLESLGPTATSTLTELIPTSTGACTTSSHLESYYDTHTGPVTTLCDGHARALGPRETVTDYYPGTGACSTFYIPTTITTTLYNVPSASPTCQLDREGCKGVWETYKSRSRAYKSSISVSIPGDTNSPLIPGRCPMTTSERPEQCGSCHFLPDTATLFYWPVTTAGSDLCAQNGTTIPATPTGNGPNTAMLGDQTLVSPSAYIFFTSIYAWGNSRHAGQCGEYHENKMISVNPTTITSRRGHRNARYPIRGTAYPFNFAEFLPQTVGNYTQPLIPWPQYWGGSQCGVYDSACTLIRDDYLPFIDMPSEVTQIDAKWENCDCSWYIPAVTLVPIVDGTWWCSRLRRPLAPVHRYFSWRKTFLVT, from the exons ATGGCCGTCGTACGATTCCCCGCCCTAGGGTTTCATGCATTCAACTCGATCCTGTCAGCCTACCAAACCCCTGTTGCATTAATCACAACTGCATGCTCTGCACCTGCAGGTGAATCCGGACCAATAGAAACAACAACTGGATCAGCTGGT TCTCCAGTTCCCTTGCCTGAATTGTGTGAAGTCAGTGTGCCGTTTG TAATCAATCGTGGCACTTCTACCATATCCAGCGTCTCCCAAGCTCCAACCTCAGATACACTCACCTCCCTAAGTCCCTCAGTCGAGCCAACATGCTACACCAGCAGTCAATGGCTCGTCATCTCTGGTACGACCTTATTCTGGCCAACCTCCACCGACTATCTCTACGGACCGACCGACAGCCCTGGCGTCGACTGCGCAGCGCAATGGATACAATATGATGGCCGCTCAGGCGGCCTGGAATCTCTCGGCCCTACTGCCACATCAACATTAACAGAACTAATCCCGACCAGCACAGGCGCCTGCACGACAAGCAGCCACCTGGAAAGTTACTATGATACTCATACAGGGCCTGTTACCACTCTTTGCGACGGGCATGCACGGGCCCTAGGCCCCCGCGAAACCGTGACAGACTATTACCCCGGCACAGGAGCATGCAGCACGTTCTACATCCCAACAACCATCACAACGACGCTTTACAACGTACCATCAGCCTCCCCAACTTGCCAACTTGATCGCGAAGGCTGCAAGGGCGTCTGGGAGACATACAAAAGCCGTTCACGGGCCTACAAGTCAAGCATCTCCGTCTCCATTCCAGGCGACACAAATAGTCCCCTCATCCCAGGCCGCTGCCCAATGACAACAAGCGAACGACCAGAGCAATGTGGAAGCTGTCACTTCCTTCCCGACACAGCAACATTGTTCTACTGGCCCGTTACAACTGCTGGCAGCGATCTCTGCGCTCAAAATGGAACCACAATCCCGGCTACACCGACCGGCAACGGTCCTAATACGGCAATGTTAGGTGACCAAACTCTTGTCTCTCCAAGTGCCTATATCTTTTTCACGTCAATCTACGCCTGGGGCAACAGTCGTCACGCCGGGCAGTGTGGCGAATATCATGAAAACAAGATGATCTCTGTGAATCCCACAACCATCACGTCACGACGAGGACACAGAAATGCGCGGTATCCCATCCGCGGAACAGCATATCCATTTAACTTTGCGGAGTTCCTTCCCCAGACAGTAGGAAACTACACGCAGCCTCTAATCCCCTGGCCCCAATATTGGGGAGGGTCACAGTGTGGTGTGTATGATTCTGCTTGTACATTAATCCGGGATGATTATTTGCCTTTCATCGATATGCCGAGTGAAGTGACGCAGATTGACGCCAAGTGGGAGAACTGTGATTGCAGTTGGTATATCCCAGCTGTAACTTTGGTACCGATAGTGGATGGGACT TGGTGGTGTTCACGGTTGCGCAGACCATTAGCACCAGTGCACCGTTACTTTTCGTGGAGAAAGACATTCCTAGTAACCTAG